A genome region from Microcella alkaliphila includes the following:
- the alaS gene encoding alanine--tRNA ligase has product MQTADIQRRWLDYFGQRGHTVVPSASLIADDPTVMFTIAGMVPFIPYLTGVVPAPYPRATSVQKCIRTNDIEEVGKTTRHGTFFQMNGNFSFGDYFKEGAIEYAWELLTMSEADGGLGFDEKDLWVTVYEDDDEARQLWKRIAGLPDERIQSMGKEDNYWSTGQPGPAGPCSEIYFDRGPAYGPEGGPAVDDTRYIEIWNLVFMQYAIDQVTSKTEFRILGELPNKNIDTGMGMERVAFLKQGVENMYEIDQVRPVLDAAAELSGRRYGVSHDDDVRMRVIADHVRSSLMLMTDGVAPGNEGRGYILRRLMRRSIRAMRLLGVDAPSFEVLFAASRDAMSAAYPEVSQNYDRVSRLALGEEDAFLRTLASGTSILDVAVAETTRSGGSVLPGDTAFQLHDTFGFPIDLTLEMAEEAGLSVDRAAFDTLMAEQRARAKADAKSKKAVLADVSVYGSFRSLGETRFLGYDELEAETTVVGIIVDGQSVDRASAGQLAEVILADTTLYAESGGQDADEGAIVGHSFELDVLDVQRPIAGLVSHRVEVRTGEVAVGMAARSIVDREYRRSATQAHSATHVIHAALRQTLGSEAHQSGSYNKAGYMRLDFSWNQALSPETRSEIEEISNIAVRDNLAVETRVMGLDEAKSLGATALFGEKYGDRVRVVDIGGPWSRELCAGTHVSRSAEIGMISLVSESSVGSTNRRVEALVGLEAFREFAAERALVQQLTAQLKTPRENLADRIADLAQQLKSAEKRIQQFEAQKLSERVPALAQSAESLGAVQLVAADLGAVSSADDVRRLAQSVRERLAGQPAVVALAGANSGKATVIVATTPEARDVGARAGDLAKRASAVLGGGGGGKDDLAQGGGPNLDQVGDALAAVRDALRG; this is encoded by the coding sequence GTGCAGACCGCCGATATTCAGCGCCGCTGGCTCGACTACTTCGGGCAGCGGGGCCACACCGTCGTCCCCAGCGCCAGCCTGATCGCCGATGATCCCACGGTCATGTTCACGATCGCGGGCATGGTGCCGTTCATCCCGTACCTGACCGGTGTCGTGCCGGCGCCGTACCCGCGCGCCACCAGCGTGCAGAAGTGCATTCGCACGAACGACATCGAGGAGGTCGGCAAGACCACCCGGCACGGCACGTTCTTCCAGATGAACGGCAACTTCTCGTTCGGCGACTACTTCAAGGAAGGCGCGATCGAGTACGCCTGGGAGTTGCTCACGATGTCGGAGGCCGACGGCGGCCTCGGCTTCGACGAGAAAGACCTCTGGGTCACCGTCTACGAAGACGACGACGAGGCGCGTCAGCTGTGGAAGCGCATCGCGGGGCTTCCCGATGAGCGCATCCAGTCGATGGGTAAGGAAGACAATTACTGGTCAACCGGGCAGCCGGGCCCCGCGGGCCCGTGCAGCGAGATCTATTTCGACCGCGGCCCCGCCTATGGGCCCGAGGGCGGGCCGGCCGTTGACGACACGCGCTACATCGAGATCTGGAATCTCGTGTTCATGCAGTACGCGATCGACCAGGTCACGTCGAAGACCGAGTTCCGCATTCTCGGAGAGCTGCCGAACAAGAACATCGACACCGGCATGGGCATGGAGCGCGTCGCGTTCTTGAAGCAGGGCGTCGAGAACATGTACGAGATCGACCAGGTGCGCCCCGTCCTCGACGCGGCGGCCGAGCTGTCGGGCCGCCGCTACGGTGTGAGCCACGACGACGACGTGCGGATGCGCGTCATCGCCGATCACGTGCGCTCCAGCCTCATGCTGATGACCGACGGTGTCGCGCCCGGCAACGAGGGGCGCGGCTACATCCTGCGCCGCCTCATGCGTCGCTCGATCCGCGCGATGCGTCTGCTCGGCGTGGACGCCCCGAGCTTCGAGGTGCTGTTCGCCGCCTCGCGCGACGCGATGAGCGCCGCGTACCCGGAGGTCTCACAGAACTATGACCGCGTCTCGCGCCTCGCACTCGGCGAGGAGGACGCATTCCTGCGGACGCTCGCGAGCGGCACGAGCATCCTGGATGTGGCCGTCGCCGAGACCACGCGGTCAGGCGGCAGCGTGCTTCCCGGGGACACTGCCTTCCAGTTGCACGACACGTTCGGCTTCCCGATCGACCTGACGCTGGAAATGGCGGAGGAAGCGGGGCTGTCGGTCGACCGCGCCGCCTTCGACACCCTCATGGCTGAGCAGCGCGCGCGGGCGAAGGCCGACGCCAAGTCGAAGAAGGCCGTGCTCGCCGACGTGTCGGTGTACGGCAGCTTCCGCTCCCTCGGCGAGACGCGATTCCTGGGCTACGACGAGCTGGAGGCCGAGACCACGGTCGTCGGCATCATCGTCGACGGCCAGAGCGTCGACCGGGCGAGCGCCGGCCAGCTCGCCGAGGTGATCCTCGCCGACACGACCCTGTACGCCGAGTCGGGCGGCCAGGACGCGGATGAAGGCGCGATTGTCGGCCACAGCTTCGAACTCGACGTCCTCGACGTGCAGCGTCCGATTGCGGGGCTCGTCAGCCACCGCGTCGAGGTGCGCACGGGCGAGGTCGCGGTCGGCATGGCCGCTCGGTCGATCGTCGACCGCGAATACCGCCGCTCGGCGACCCAGGCGCACTCGGCGACCCACGTCATCCACGCCGCCCTGCGCCAGACCCTCGGTTCGGAGGCCCACCAGTCCGGTTCGTACAACAAGGCTGGCTACATGCGCCTCGACTTCAGCTGGAACCAGGCACTCAGCCCGGAAACCCGCAGCGAGATCGAGGAGATCAGCAACATCGCCGTGCGCGACAACCTCGCCGTCGAAACCCGCGTGATGGGGCTCGACGAGGCGAAGTCGCTCGGCGCGACGGCGCTGTTCGGCGAGAAGTACGGAGACCGCGTGCGCGTCGTCGACATCGGTGGCCCCTGGTCGCGCGAGTTGTGTGCCGGCACGCACGTGTCGCGCTCGGCCGAGATCGGCATGATCAGCCTCGTGAGCGAGTCGAGCGTCGGCTCGACGAACCGCCGCGTCGAGGCGCTCGTCGGGCTGGAGGCGTTCCGCGAATTCGCCGCCGAGCGCGCGCTGGTGCAGCAGCTCACCGCGCAGCTGAAGACGCCGCGCGAAAACCTCGCCGACCGCATCGCCGACCTCGCCCAGCAGCTGAAGAGCGCCGAGAAGCGCATCCAGCAGTTCGAGGCTCAGAAGCTGTCCGAGCGTGTGCCCGCACTCGCTCAGTCGGCTGAGTCGCTCGGCGCCGTGCAGCTCGTCGCCGCCGACCTCGGCGCCGTGTCGTCGGCCGATGATGTGCGTCGGCTCGCCCAGTCGGTGCGCGAGCGACTCGCGGGCCAGCCCGCCGTGGTCGCGCTCGCCGGCGCGAACTCCGGCAAGGCGACCGTCATCGTCGCGACGACCCCCGAGGCTCGGGACGTCGGCGCCCGCGCGGGCGATCTCGCGAAGCGGGCTTCCGCCGTTCTCGGCGGCGGCGGAGGCGGCAAGGACGACCTGGCCCAGGGCGGTGGACCCAACCTCGACCAGGTGGGTGACGCGCTGGCGGCCGTTCGCGACGCGCTTCGAGGCTAA
- the ruvX gene encoding Holliday junction resolvase RuvX, whose translation MRSGVRLGIDVGKARVGVAKSDLHGILATPVETVPRRPDTVDRLVALATEHDVIELVVGLPLSMSGADTASTADARQLAAELAARGLAVRLVDERLTTVSAQRALHGAGRTTKSSRSVVDQVAAVILLQHALDHERSRGDAPGAILTADGGHPTS comes from the coding sequence GTGCGGTCGGGAGTGCGGCTCGGCATCGACGTGGGGAAGGCCCGCGTCGGTGTCGCGAAAAGCGATCTGCACGGCATACTCGCCACCCCGGTCGAGACGGTGCCGCGTCGTCCCGACACGGTCGACCGCCTGGTTGCCCTCGCCACAGAACACGACGTAATCGAACTCGTCGTGGGGCTGCCGCTGTCGATGAGCGGTGCTGACACCGCATCGACGGCCGATGCCCGGCAGCTGGCGGCAGAACTCGCCGCCCGCGGGCTGGCCGTGCGGCTCGTCGACGAGCGACTCACCACCGTCTCCGCCCAGCGCGCCCTGCACGGCGCTGGCCGCACGACGAAGTCGAGCCGCTCGGTCGTCGACCAAGTGGCCGCTGTTATTCTGCTCCAGCACGCGCTCGACCATGAGCGTTCCCGCGGGGACGCGCCGGGCGCCATCCTGACGGCCGACGGAGGACACCCGACATCGTGA
- the mltG gene encoding endolytic transglycosylase MltG, translating into MTDSRPDSAGADANDDAWDAIFRTQPSDEPEAAAPPPTAAAPQSRREARAVGGRLSRSRGDAGAGAPPKKRRRKWPWVLLAVFLLLLGGAGAAAYWAWSNYEPQIRSLLGIELPNDYEGAGNGTEVLFAIKPGDIGSDVATNLVDAGVTMTFDAFYDLLLADPSIQFQPGTYELQEQMSAQAALDILRDPENIITIRALVREGLRAGEVFAALSDATGVPIEDYETVADDLAALGIPDEAPNIEGYLFPATYTFEPGGTAFDHIQRMVNETFSRLDARGVAAEDRHEVLTIASLIQREARLDEDFFRVSRVIQNRLEIDMMLQFDSATQYGAGDTGSVWSSADALEADNPYNTYAIVGLPIGPIAAPGDLAIDAALNPAEGDWIYFVTVNLATGETQFSVTLAEHEQGVERLRAWCRESDENAQFCA; encoded by the coding sequence GTGACCGACTCCCGCCCCGACAGCGCCGGCGCCGACGCGAACGACGACGCCTGGGATGCGATCTTCCGCACCCAGCCGAGCGACGAACCCGAGGCGGCCGCTCCGCCCCCCACCGCCGCCGCGCCGCAGAGCCGGCGCGAGGCCCGGGCCGTGGGCGGGCGCCTGAGCCGGTCGCGTGGCGACGCCGGTGCTGGCGCGCCGCCGAAGAAGCGGCGGCGAAAGTGGCCGTGGGTGCTGCTCGCCGTATTCCTGCTGCTGCTCGGCGGCGCAGGTGCCGCCGCATACTGGGCCTGGTCGAACTACGAGCCGCAGATCCGCAGCCTGCTCGGCATCGAACTGCCCAACGACTACGAGGGGGCCGGCAACGGCACCGAGGTGCTCTTCGCGATCAAGCCGGGGGACATCGGCTCGGACGTCGCCACGAACCTGGTCGACGCCGGCGTCACCATGACCTTCGACGCGTTCTACGACCTGCTGCTCGCCGATCCGAGCATCCAGTTCCAGCCGGGCACCTACGAACTGCAGGAGCAGATGTCGGCCCAGGCCGCCCTCGATATCCTGCGCGACCCCGAGAACATCATCACGATCCGCGCGCTCGTGCGGGAGGGCCTGCGCGCCGGCGAGGTGTTCGCCGCGCTGTCTGACGCGACCGGTGTGCCCATCGAGGATTACGAGACGGTCGCCGACGACCTCGCGGCACTCGGCATCCCCGACGAGGCCCCGAACATCGAGGGCTACCTGTTCCCGGCGACCTACACGTTCGAGCCGGGCGGCACCGCGTTCGACCACATCCAGCGCATGGTGAACGAGACCTTCTCTCGCCTGGATGCTCGGGGCGTCGCTGCAGAGGACCGTCACGAGGTGCTCACCATCGCCTCGCTGATTCAGCGCGAAGCGCGGCTCGACGAGGACTTCTTCCGCGTCTCGCGCGTCATTCAGAACCGCCTCGAGATCGACATGATGCTGCAGTTCGACTCGGCGACCCAGTACGGCGCGGGCGACACCGGCTCGGTGTGGTCGAGCGCGGACGCGCTCGAAGCGGACAACCCGTACAACACCTACGCCATCGTGGGACTGCCCATTGGGCCGATTGCCGCCCCCGGCGATCTCGCCATCGACGCGGCCCTGAACCCCGCCGAGGGCGACTGGATCTACTTCGTCACGGTGAACCTCGCGACGGGCGAGACGCAGTTCTCGGTCACGCTCGCCGAGCACGAGCAGGGCGTCGAACGCCTGCGCGCGTGGTGTCGCGAGAGCGACGAGAACGCGCAGTTCTGTGCCTGA
- a CDS encoding shikimate dehydrogenase produces the protein MPDRRLAVIGSPIAHSLSPALHRAAYRALGLDWGYDRHEVRAGGLTAFVDGLDRQWRGLSVTMPLKEETAELADGADRTVELTGAANTLLLDGGRRIARNTDVAGVERALADAGATDVEHAVVVGAGATARSVLVALDHLGLRGVTTLVRDPSRAVTFARLAEELGLELDLVDVAELRHLVDGTDVVAWTLPNGVPLPTPLTLTDAPNAVALDVTYSPWPGPLAEPWLAAGGRVASGRDMLLHQAVRQVRFFVSGQTESPLPDEELVEAAMRAALPEAS, from the coding sequence GTGCCTGATCGCCGGCTCGCCGTGATCGGTTCGCCGATCGCGCACTCGCTGTCTCCTGCCCTGCACCGCGCGGCCTACCGCGCACTCGGCCTCGACTGGGGCTACGACCGCCACGAGGTGCGCGCCGGAGGCCTTACCGCGTTCGTCGACGGCCTCGACCGTCAGTGGCGCGGGCTGTCGGTCACGATGCCCCTCAAGGAGGAGACGGCCGAACTTGCCGACGGCGCCGATCGCACCGTCGAGTTGACGGGCGCCGCCAACACGCTGCTGCTCGACGGCGGTCGCCGTATCGCCCGCAACACCGACGTCGCAGGCGTCGAGCGTGCTCTCGCCGATGCGGGCGCGACCGACGTCGAACACGCCGTGGTCGTTGGGGCGGGCGCGACGGCGCGCAGCGTGCTCGTGGCGCTCGACCACCTGGGTCTCCGCGGCGTCACCACGCTCGTCCGCGACCCCTCCCGGGCGGTAACGTTCGCCCGACTCGCCGAGGAGCTCGGTCTCGAACTCGACCTCGTCGACGTCGCCGAGCTTCGCCACCTGGTCGACGGCACAGACGTCGTCGCCTGGACTCTTCCGAACGGCGTTCCCCTGCCCACCCCGCTGACCCTGACGGATGCGCCGAACGCGGTCGCGCTGGACGTCACCTACTCGCCGTGGCCGGGCCCGCTTGCCGAACCGTGGCTGGCCGCAGGCGGTCGCGTGGCGTCCGGCCGTGACATGTTGCTGCACCAGGCCGTCCGCCAGGTGCGCTTCTTCGTCAGCGGCCAGACGGAGTCGCCGCTGCCGGACGAGGAACTGGTCGAGGCGGCGATGCGCGCCGCGCTGCCGGAGGCGTCCTGA
- the aroC gene encoding chorismate synthase: MLRWLTAGESHGPELVAILEGLPAGVPVTREAIQADLARRKLGYGRGARMKFEADQLDISGGIRHGVTMGSPVALRIGNTEWPKWTTVMSPDPVDPAELTGGRAAPLTRPRPGHADLVGMQKYGFDESRPVLERASARETAARVALGAVARAFLAELGIRLVSHTLSIGPVRVPDDAPLPRPGDVDRLDADPLRCLHAETSAAMVAEVDAAHKDGDTLGGVVEVLAYGVPPGLGSYTHWDRRLDAKLAHALMGIQAIKGVEVGDGFETTRRRGSAAHDELVPGDGLVERLTDRAGGTEGGMSTGTVLRVRAGMKPIATVPHALRTIDTATGDAAPAHHQRSDVCAVPAAGVVAEAMVALVVADAVLDKFGGDSVAETRRNLEAYRAAIPATLATAVITGD, translated from the coding sequence ATGCTGCGCTGGTTGACCGCTGGAGAATCGCACGGGCCCGAACTCGTGGCCATTCTGGAAGGCCTCCCCGCCGGGGTGCCCGTCACGCGTGAGGCCATTCAGGCCGACCTTGCGCGCCGCAAGCTCGGCTATGGGCGCGGCGCGCGCATGAAGTTCGAGGCCGACCAGCTCGACATCTCGGGCGGCATTCGCCACGGCGTCACCATGGGCAGCCCCGTCGCGCTGCGCATCGGCAACACCGAGTGGCCCAAGTGGACCACCGTGATGAGCCCCGACCCGGTCGACCCCGCCGAGCTGACGGGCGGCCGCGCCGCCCCGCTCACGCGCCCCCGCCCCGGCCACGCCGACCTCGTCGGCATGCAGAAGTACGGCTTCGACGAGTCGCGCCCCGTGCTCGAGCGCGCGAGCGCCCGTGAGACCGCCGCGCGCGTCGCCCTCGGCGCCGTCGCCCGCGCCTTCCTCGCTGAGCTCGGTATCCGCCTTGTCAGCCACACCCTCTCGATCGGCCCCGTGCGGGTGCCCGACGACGCCCCGCTGCCGCGTCCCGGCGATGTTGATCGCCTCGACGCCGACCCGCTGCGCTGCCTGCACGCTGAGACATCCGCGGCGATGGTGGCCGAGGTCGACGCGGCCCACAAAGACGGCGACACGCTCGGCGGCGTCGTCGAAGTGCTCGCCTACGGCGTGCCCCCGGGCCTCGGCTCGTACACCCACTGGGACCGTCGCCTCGACGCGAAGCTCGCGCACGCGCTCATGGGAATCCAGGCCATCAAGGGCGTTGAGGTCGGAGACGGCTTCGAGACGACCCGTCGCCGCGGCTCGGCCGCACACGACGAGCTGGTGCCCGGCGACGGCCTCGTCGAACGCCTCACCGACCGCGCGGGAGGCACCGAGGGTGGCATGTCGACCGGCACGGTGTTGCGCGTGCGCGCCGGCATGAAGCCGATCGCGACGGTGCCGCACGCCCTGCGAACGATCGATACCGCGACCGGCGACGCCGCACCCGCCCACCACCAGCGCTCCGACGTCTGCGCTGTCCCCGCCGCTGGGGTGGTCGCCGAAGCCATGGTGGCGCTTGTCGTCGCCGACGCGGTGCTCGACAAGTTCGGCGGCGACTCCGTCGCCGAAACACGGCGCAACCTCGAGGCGTACCGCGCCGCTATCCCGGCCACGCTCGCGACAGCCGTCATCACCGGTGACTGA
- a CDS encoding shikimate kinase codes for MHPAVVLIGPPAAGKTRIGKRIARSLETEFVDTDRMIVDRHGPIPEIFEHEGEPTFRAYERDAVADALTLDGAVVALGGGAVMTPETADRLAGLPIALLTITEEAAEARLTRSGSSRPLVAGGVAQWAALVERRMPTYRMLARATWDTSRRPADTIAIEIADWVRLGAPEGKEAS; via the coding sequence GTGCATCCCGCCGTCGTGTTGATCGGCCCGCCGGCGGCCGGCAAGACGAGAATCGGTAAGCGCATCGCGCGCTCTCTCGAGACGGAGTTCGTGGACACCGACCGGATGATCGTGGATCGTCACGGCCCGATCCCCGAGATTTTCGAGCACGAGGGTGAGCCGACGTTCCGCGCCTACGAGCGTGATGCGGTCGCCGACGCGCTCACCCTCGACGGCGCGGTCGTCGCGCTCGGCGGGGGAGCGGTCATGACCCCAGAGACGGCAGACCGCCTCGCCGGCCTCCCCATCGCGCTGCTCACGATCACCGAGGAGGCCGCTGAGGCGCGCCTCACCCGGTCGGGCTCGTCGCGCCCCCTCGTCGCGGGCGGCGTTGCGCAGTGGGCGGCCCTCGTCGAGCGCCGCATGCCGACCTATCGGATGCTCGCGCGGGCCACCTGGGACACCTCCCGTCGCCCCGCCGACACCATCGCCATCGAGATTGCCGACTGGGTGCGCCTGGGTGCGCCCGAGGGGAAGGAAGCGTCATGA
- the aroB gene encoding 3-dehydroquinate synthase: protein MTDATIISVASGGGYDVHVGRGLVDSLGSVLPPNAAKVLVIHAPAMAPAAERLREQLAGRTEVLLAEVPDAEGAKRVEVAAFCWQILGQTDFTRTDAIVGLGGGATTDLAGFVAATWLRGVPWVAVPTTVLGAVDAAVGGKTGINTAEGKNLVGAFWAPRAVVADLDLVATLPKNDILAGFAEIVKAGFIADERILELIEADVETATDPSSAVFRELIERAIRVKAEVVSDDFTEQGRREILNYGHTLGHAIEHAERYRWRHGSAVAIGMIFAAELSRLATGLPDAVVDRHRAILESLTLPTSYPIGRWKTLLATMQRDKKTRAGMLRFIVLDDVGRPRVLNGTDESLLFSAYQEVGS from the coding sequence ATGACGGACGCCACGATCATCTCCGTTGCCTCGGGCGGGGGCTACGACGTCCACGTCGGCCGCGGCCTCGTCGATTCTCTCGGCTCCGTGCTGCCGCCGAACGCCGCCAAAGTGCTCGTGATCCACGCGCCCGCGATGGCGCCCGCCGCCGAACGCCTGCGCGAGCAACTGGCGGGCCGCACTGAGGTGCTGCTCGCCGAGGTGCCCGACGCCGAAGGGGCCAAGCGGGTGGAGGTCGCGGCCTTCTGCTGGCAGATTCTCGGCCAAACCGACTTCACGCGCACCGACGCGATCGTGGGGCTCGGTGGGGGAGCGACCACAGACCTCGCCGGCTTCGTCGCCGCCACCTGGCTGCGTGGCGTGCCGTGGGTCGCCGTTCCGACGACCGTGCTCGGAGCCGTTGATGCGGCCGTCGGCGGCAAGACCGGCATCAACACCGCCGAGGGCAAGAACCTCGTCGGCGCCTTCTGGGCGCCGCGCGCGGTCGTCGCCGACCTCGACCTTGTCGCGACGCTCCCGAAGAACGACATCCTTGCCGGGTTTGCCGAGATCGTGAAGGCCGGCTTCATCGCCGATGAGCGCATCCTCGAGCTCATCGAGGCTGACGTGGAGACGGCGACCGACCCGAGCAGCGCGGTCTTCCGTGAACTCATCGAACGCGCCATTCGCGTGAAGGCCGAGGTTGTCAGCGACGACTTCACCGAACAGGGCCGTCGCGAGATTCTGAACTACGGCCACACCCTCGGACACGCCATCGAGCACGCCGAGCGCTACCGGTGGCGACACGGTTCGGCGGTCGCCATCGGCATGATCTTCGCCGCCGAGCTGTCGAGGCTCGCCACGGGTCTTCCCGACGCCGTCGTCGACCGCCACCGCGCGATCCTCGAGTCGCTCACCCTGCCAACCTCGTATCCGATTGGACGCTGGAAGACGTTGCTGGCGACCATGCAGCGCGACAAGAAGACGCGTGCGGGCATGCTGCGCTTCATCGTGCTCGATGACGTCGGCCGCCCCCGGGTTCTCAACGGGACCGACGAGTCGCTGCTGTTCAGCGCGTACCAAGAGGTCGGCTCTTGA
- a CDS encoding type II 3-dehydroquinate dehydratase encodes MADTDRVLVLNGPNLDRLGTRQPEIYGTMSLADIERMLAEHHPDVALDVRQTNDEATLIGWMHEAVDERLPVILNPAAFTHYSYALRDAAALVTEAGLPLIEVHLSNPHARETFRHTSVISGVATGVIAGFGQHSYLLALDQVRRQG; translated from the coding sequence ATGGCAGACACCGACCGCGTGCTGGTGCTGAACGGCCCGAACCTCGATCGGCTCGGCACCCGGCAGCCCGAAATCTACGGCACGATGAGCCTCGCTGACATCGAGCGGATGCTCGCCGAGCACCATCCGGACGTCGCCCTCGACGTGCGCCAGACGAACGACGAGGCGACCCTGATCGGCTGGATGCACGAGGCCGTTGACGAGCGCCTGCCCGTCATCCTGAACCCCGCCGCCTTCACGCACTACTCGTACGCCCTGCGGGATGCCGCCGCTCTCGTGACGGAGGCGGGCCTTCCGCTGATCGAGGTGCACCTGTCGAACCCCCACGCGCGCGAGACGTTCCGACACACGAGTGTGATCAGCGGCGTCGCGACCGGTGTCATCGCCGGCTTCGGTCAGCACTCCTACCTGCTCGCCCTCGACCAGGTGCGGCGCCAAGGTTAG
- the efp gene encoding elongation factor P: MATTNDIKNGSVLSLDGQLWSVIEFQHVKPGKGGAFVRTKLKNVTSGKVVDKTFNAGTKIDFAVVDRRDYQYLYQDGDGFVFMDLTDYDQITVPSETVGDAKNFMLENQNVTIAMHEGVALYLDLPASVVLEVTYTEPGLQGDRSTGGTKPATLETGYEIQVPLFLDANTKVKVDTRTGDYLGRVND; this comes from the coding sequence ATGGCCACCACGAACGACATCAAGAACGGTAGCGTCCTCTCGCTCGACGGCCAGCTCTGGAGCGTCATCGAGTTCCAGCACGTGAAGCCAGGCAAGGGCGGCGCGTTCGTACGCACCAAGCTGAAGAACGTCACGAGTGGCAAGGTCGTCGACAAGACGTTCAACGCGGGCACCAAGATCGACTTCGCCGTCGTTGACCGCCGCGACTACCAGTACCTCTACCAGGACGGCGACGGCTTCGTCTTCATGGACCTCACCGACTACGACCAGATCACGGTCCCGTCGGAGACCGTCGGCGACGCGAAGAACTTCATGCTTGAGAACCAGAACGTGACGATCGCCATGCACGAGGGCGTCGCGCTCTACCTCGACCTGCCCGCGTCGGTGGTGCTCGAGGTCACGTACACCGAGCCGGGCCTGCAGGGCGACCGCTCGACCGGCGGCACGAAGCCCGCCACGCTCGAGACCGGCTACGAGATCCAGGTTCCGCTGTTCCTCGATGCGAACACGAAGGTCAAGGTCGACACCCGCACGGGCGACTACCTCGGCCGCGTCAACGACTAG
- the nusB gene encoding transcription antitermination factor NusB, which translates to MSARTKARKRALDMLYIADVRQASLRDILREEAERSAAQPQRSSSWPYAEEIVRGVIDNADGIDRLIELHATGWSLARMPAVDRAILRVAVWELLHNPEVPDAVAISEAIEAATLLSTDDSAAFVNGVLGAIADGR; encoded by the coding sequence GTGAGCGCCCGCACGAAGGCGCGCAAGCGCGCCCTCGACATGCTCTATATCGCCGACGTTCGCCAGGCGAGCCTGCGCGACATCCTGCGCGAGGAGGCCGAGCGCTCTGCCGCCCAGCCCCAGCGCTCGTCGAGCTGGCCGTACGCCGAGGAAATCGTGCGCGGCGTGATCGACAACGCCGACGGCATCGACCGTCTGATCGAACTGCACGCGACGGGCTGGAGCCTCGCCCGCATGCCCGCCGTCGACCGCGCGATCCTCCGCGTCGCCGTCTGGGAGCTTCTGCACAACCCCGAGGTGCCCGACGCGGTCGCGATCAGCGAGGCGATCGAGGCGGCGACGCTGCTGTCGACTGATGACTCGGCGGCCTTCGTGAACGGCGTTCTCGGGGCGATCGCCGACGGTCGCTAG
- a CDS encoding HAD family hydrolase has protein sequence MRGVLILDFDGTLCLGDAPVRAYAAEVAALLGGDPALINEPLDAFLATRVSTIEGVVDGYQAVAHLARQHGLNDAALSTAYTRSRRALDSGHLDISAPDGIHELLGEWSDYRRVLVTNAPGAGTSALLETLGIASLIDDVVGDARKPGGLERLLAQPDRLGWNSGEPLVSVGDIWVNDLAPVAARGGLTGLIERHAQPEATPSVRAPRIQDVLDELRTVRDGAATTE, from the coding sequence GTGCGCGGCGTCCTGATCCTCGATTTCGATGGGACGCTGTGCCTGGGTGATGCCCCGGTGCGCGCCTACGCCGCCGAGGTCGCCGCGTTACTCGGGGGCGACCCGGCGCTGATCAACGAACCCCTCGACGCGTTTCTCGCTACGCGCGTGTCGACGATCGAGGGGGTGGTTGACGGATACCAGGCCGTGGCGCACCTCGCGCGACAGCATGGCCTGAACGACGCGGCGCTCAGCACGGCGTACACGCGCTCGAGGCGGGCACTCGACTCGGGTCACCTCGACATCTCGGCACCGGACGGGATCCACGAACTTCTCGGAGAGTGGTCGGACTATCGCCGGGTTCTCGTCACCAACGCGCCGGGGGCGGGCACCTCGGCCCTGCTGGAGACGCTCGGCATCGCGTCCCTCATCGACGACGTGGTGGGGGACGCGCGCAAGCCCGGCGGACTCGAGCGCTTGCTCGCGCAGCCGGACCGCCTGGGCTGGAATTCCGGAGAGCCGCTGGTGTCGGTCGGGGACATCTGGGTGAATGACCTGGCGCCGGTGGCCGCGCGCGGAGGCCTCACCGGTCTCATTGAGCGGCACGCTCAACCGGAGGCCACCCCCAGCGTCCGTGCACCGCGCATCCAGGACGTGCTCGACGAGCTCCGCACGGTTCGCGACGGCGCGGCGACGACAGAGTGA